In a genomic window of Zingiber officinale cultivar Zhangliang chromosome 9B, Zo_v1.1, whole genome shotgun sequence:
- the LOC122024428 gene encoding F-box/kelch-repeat protein SKIP4-like, with product MTMSCTENLKNTKTHLTLISGLPDDLAILCLSRVPRRYHRVLKCVSRRWRELLGSEEWHISRRRNNTEECWVYAVCKVNLKEHLCYVLDPDPTYRNWKLMQCMRTPCSQNDGMSIIALGKKVYLLGGCTWQEDATDDVHCYDASSNKWAVSSRMPTARCYFASTSLNEKLYIGSGFGLNSKSPKSWDIYNSNSDSWISHKNPLPNHDIVKFIAFDGKLYTIHRSEKGLHYAGIYDPASATWQITDDEIALCSCGPTVVVDGTLYMLDETLGARLMKWENAQKEWALIGRLSHHLIRPPCHLVAIGRSIYVIGQGLSTMVIDVDEAAKGKGILVGFSFSPILGLDHNVISCSTITI from the exons ATGACCATGTCTTGCACTGAGAATCTCAAGAATACAAAGACACATTTGACACTAATATCTGGTCTTCCTGATGACCTTGCTATTCTTTGCTTGTCAAGGGTTCCTAGAAGGTACCATCGTGTCCTTAAATGTGTATCAAGGAGGTGGAGAGAGTTGTTAGGTAGTGAAGAGTGGCATATCAGTCGCCGAAGGAACAATACTGAAGAGTGTTGGGTCTATGCCGTGTGTAAAGTAAACTTAAAGGAACACCTATGCTATGTATTAGATCCAGATCCTACTTACAGAAATTGGAAACTAATGCAGTGTATGCGCACTCCATGTTCACAGAATGATGGAATGTCCATCATAGCTTTAGGAAAGAAAGTGTATCTCTTAGGTGGTTGTACTTGGCAAGAAGATGCTACTGATGATGTGCATTGTTATGATGCTTCATCAAACAAATGGGCAGTGTCTTCCAGAATGCCGACAGCTAG GTGTTATTTTGCATCAACTTCTCTGAATGAGAAACTTTACATTGGCAGCGGGTTCGGTCTGAATTCAAAATCCCCAAAATCATGGGACATTTACAACTCAAACTCAGACAGTTGGATATCACACAAGAATCCTCTTCCTAACCATGACATTGTAAAGTTTATTGCGTTTGATGGAAAACTGTACACCATTCACAGATCAGAGAAAGGCTTGCATTACGCTGGGATATATGATCCTGCATCAGCAACTTGGCAGATTACCGACGATGAAATTGCACTGTGTTCATGTGGACCCACAGTTGTGGTAGACGGGACACTTTACATGTTGGATGAGACTTTAGGTGCGAGACTTATGAAGTGGGAGAATGCACAGAAGGAGTGGGCTTTGATCGGAAGGTTGTCTCATCACCTTATAAGACCACCTTGCCACCTTGTGGCTATTGGAAGAAGTATTTACGTGATAGGACAAGGCCTGAGCACCATGGTCATTGATGTGGACGAAGCAGCTAAGGGTAAAGGTATACTTGTTGGTTTTTCTTTCAGTCCAATACTAGGTCTTGATCACAATGTAATCAGCTGCAGCACCATTACCATTTGA